Genomic DNA from Tepidibacillus fermentans:
TTCCCCATTTTCCATGTTTCGCTTTATCACCCACTTGCCAATCGCCACGAGGTTCAGGGCGTTTTTGTAGATCGTAGCTGGTTGTTTTTCTCATTTGTTTCAGCTGATTCTTTTCCTCTTTGCGAATATCATGGATCAGCTCTTCAGGAATCTCTTGGATAAAACGGGATGGAGCATTTACTTGTGTCTTTCCAAATAAAATCCGAGACTGCGCATAAGTGAGATATAATTCCTGTTCGGCTCTAGTGATTCCGACATAGGCGAGACGGCGTTCTTCTTCCATCTCATCTTCTTCAAACAACGCCCGACTATGCGGGAAGATGCCTTCTTCTAATCCTGCTAAGAAAACGACAGGAAATTCTAATCCCTTCGCACTATGCAAGGTCATTAAAGTAACTCCCGCCTGACTTACTTCTTCTTCATCAAGCTGATCTACATCAGAAACAAGAGCAAGATCGGTTAAAAAGGCGATCAATGATTGATCTTCGTTTTGATTTTCAAATTCCATGGTAACGGATAATAACTCTTCAATGTTTTCAATACGACCTTCTGCTTCTATAGAATTCTCCTTTTTTAATTCTTCCCGATATTGAGTACGTTCTAATACCATTTCCGTTAATTCTGTAACCCCAAGATATTCAGCCAGTTGGTTGAACTCGCGAATCATATCAGCAAATTGGTGAATTTTGTTGGCGGTTTTGGCTGCAATCCCAATGAAATCGATCACTTCAATCGCTCGAAACATGGAAATCCCTTGACTAGCAGCATATTCAGCAATTTTATCCACCGTTGCCGCACCAATTCCCCTTTTTGGTACATTAATGATTCTTCGTAAGCTGATATCGTCATCAGGATTCACGATCAGTCTTAAGTAGGCAAGGATATCCTTAATCTCTTTTCGATCGTAGAATTTGGTACCACCGACGATTTTATAAGGAATATTTGATTTTACAAACACTTCCTCAATCACACGAGTCTGGGCATTGGTTCGGTATAAAACCGCATAGTCTTGATAACTTTTCCCTTTGTGAATCCCTTCTTGAATCACTTTGGCAATAAAGTAAGCTTCGTCATGTTCATTCATGGATTCATAAAGGGTCAATTTATTTCCTTCTGGGTTTTCTGTCCAAAGATTTTTGGGCTTTCGTTGGGTATTATTCTCAATAACGGCATTGGCTGCTTTTAAGATATTTTTTGTTGAGCGATAATTTTGTTCCAATTTGATCAACCGAGCTTTGGGATAGTCCTCTTCAAAGTTTAAGATATTTTGAATATCGGCTCCTCGCCATTTGTAGATCGATTGATCGGTATCACCAACGACAAAGATATTTTGATAATAATCAGCCAGCATCCGAACTAAAACATATTGAGCTCGGTTCGTGTCTTGATATTCGTCGATATGGATATATTGAAACTTTCGTTGATAGTAGTCCAATACTTCCGGGTTTTTTTGAAATAATTGAACCGTTAACATGATGAGATCATCAAAGTCAACCGATTGATTGGCTTTCAGACGTTCTTGGTATTTTTCATAGATGGATAAGACCTTTTGACTAAAATAATCTCCAGCTAATCTACCATACTGTTCTGGTGTTTTTAGTTCGTTTTTGGCTTGACTAATCGTCGCTAGAACCGCTTTTGGGTCGGTCTTTTTCGTATCGATATTTAATTCCTTCATAATCTGTTTGACAACGGTAAGTTGATCCCCTGCATCAAGAATGGTGAAGTTATTCGAGTAATCCAGACGGTGAATATCTCGACGTAAGATGCGAACACACATTGAGTGAAAAGTAGAGATCCAGATTTCTTCCGCATTCGGCCCAACCAGGCGAACAACCCTTTCTTTCATCTCTCTAGCTGCTTTATTGGTAAAGGTAATCGCTAATATATTCCAAGGAGATACTCCTTTTTGAATGAGATTCGCAATTCGGTGCGTTAAGACTTTCGTTTTCCCACTACCTGCTCCCGCTAATACGAGAATGGGCCCATTTATCGTTTCAACTGCTTTTTTTTGTTGAGGATTTAATCCTGCAAAAATATCTGCCGCTTGGGTTTGTGTCATGGTTTCACCCTTCCATTCATTCTTCCAATCAATCAACATCATAAGCACATTTGTTCGTTTCTGATCTCTCTTTTCAAATTATATCGAATCATCCCTATTCGTTCAATCAATCGATTGATTTTCTTGTAGAATAAATGCCGAAGCATACTGAAATAAAAGGCTTGTATGTTCTATAAGCTACGACTTTTGCGAGCGAGTTTTCCCTCCGTCTGTTTATTCATGGAAAACCGCGAGGAATCGGAGTAGCGTTAGAACATACAAGCCTATATCATCTTTGTATGTTCTATAAGCTACGACTTTTGCGAGCGAGTTTTCCCTCCATCTGTTTATTCACGGAAAACCGCAAGGAATCGGAGTAGCGTTAGAACATACAAGCCTATATCATCTTTGTATGTTCTATAAGCTACGACTTTTGCGAGCGAATTTTCCCTCCATCTGTTTATTCACGGAAAACCGCAAGGAATCGGAGTAGCGTTAGAACATACAAGCCTATACATCAGTTATCCTCTGCTTCTTACTTCATAAATCGCAAACTTAAGATAATGCCCTTCATCGACACCTGCGATTTCGGGATGATCTTTTCCTGCTCCTACAAAGGTGACTGGACGTAGAATTTTATGGGCATCGGAAGCGGCATCTTGAACCATCTGTACAAATAAATCGGGGGTCATATGGTAAGAACAACTTGCCGTAATGAGAAAGCCTCCTTCTCTCAGTAGCTTCATTCCTCTTAAATTAATCTCTTTATAACCCCGATAGGCTCCTTTGACAGCAGATCTCGATTTCGCA
This window encodes:
- the pcrA gene encoding DNA helicase PcrA, which codes for MTQTQAADIFAGLNPQQKKAVETINGPILVLAGAGSGKTKVLTHRIANLIQKGVSPWNILAITFTNKAAREMKERVVRLVGPNAEEIWISTFHSMCVRILRRDIHRLDYSNNFTILDAGDQLTVVKQIMKELNIDTKKTDPKAVLATISQAKNELKTPEQYGRLAGDYFSQKVLSIYEKYQERLKANQSVDFDDLIMLTVQLFQKNPEVLDYYQRKFQYIHIDEYQDTNRAQYVLVRMLADYYQNIFVVGDTDQSIYKWRGADIQNILNFEEDYPKARLIKLEQNYRSTKNILKAANAVIENNTQRKPKNLWTENPEGNKLTLYESMNEHDEAYFIAKVIQEGIHKGKSYQDYAVLYRTNAQTRVIEEVFVKSNIPYKIVGGTKFYDRKEIKDILAYLRLIVNPDDDISLRRIINVPKRGIGAATVDKIAEYAASQGISMFRAIEVIDFIGIAAKTANKIHQFADMIREFNQLAEYLGVTELTEMVLERTQYREELKKENSIEAEGRIENIEELLSVTMEFENQNEDQSLIAFLTDLALVSDVDQLDEEEVSQAGVTLMTLHSAKGLEFPVVFLAGLEEGIFPHSRALFEEDEMEEERRLAYVGITRAEQELYLTYAQSRILFGKTQVNAPSRFIQEIPEELIHDIRKEEKNQLKQMRKTTSYDLQKRPEPRGDWQVGDKAKHGKWGIGVVVSIKGNEDDLELQIAFPNPIGIKKLLARFAPIEKVE